Genomic window (Phocoena phocoena chromosome 20, mPhoPho1.1, whole genome shotgun sequence):
TTTCCAGAAGCCGGTCCCTAACAAGGAGCCCTGCCCCCTGACACGTGGAAAGCTGAGCGTCCTTAGTTCCCAGGAGCCCAGCTTACCGGCGATTTCCAGTCTCCTGTGGACATCTGAGCACAAAGTCCCTCATTAGGCCTGGCCGAGTTGGAGTCTTGACCTGTCCCTGGTGCTGGTTCTGCTCATGACCTCAGCAAAAATTCTCCTGCTCGCCCTGCAAAGGCACCGCCGTCGCAACCACCAGGGGAAAGCTGTCCAACACCCCTGTCCTGGCTTGGTTTGCAACCACCTCAACACCCACACCCTATTCTCCTGGCACTTGTCCCCTCCAGGCTCCCTGGAGGCTTCAGAGGCAGGGGACTCAGGGAAGGAGGTCCCTCCGCCTCCACTCCTAGGCAGGGGTTAGTTGAGGATACACCAAGGCCGGGGGGAGGTGGGCTGGAAGCTTGCGCTTCCTCCCCTTCACCCCTCCCTTTGTCTCCTAGAGCTGCCAAGTCTGGAATCACAGCCGCTGTCTCGCCTCCTGGATGAGCTGGAAGTGCTGGAGGAGCTGATCGTGCTGCTGGATCCTGAGCCTGGGCCAGGATGGGGGAGAGCCTGTGGCAGCACTCGACACCTGGCTGCAAAATATGGACTGCCTGCTGCCTGGTCCACTTCCGCCTACTCCGTGCAGCCCAGTCGCTGGCCTCGGTGGGCCCTGATGGAGGCGGTGGTGGCAAGGGAGCCCTCTGCCTCTCCGGGCCAGGTTGGCGCACACCTGCCCAGAGAGGGCGGGCAGATGCACTGCAGGTGCTGTCCAAGCTTGGCTGAGCTGGGGCCTGCCCGGCCTAGTACCCGATAAAAATAAAGTTTCCGTTGAAGTAAGTGCCTGCTGTCTCTGGGCCTCATCACGGGTCCTCTTAAAATAGTCTTAATTGGGCCAAAACCCAGCAGACATCCTctcactcccctccccattcAGGGAATGGGCCaatcccaccacacacacaagaCCAGATGTGGGTTACCTCTGGGCAACCAGGGTCCCCTCTGAGAAATGGCCCTGCTCCCCTTGGGAGGGTTCATCTATAGGGAGCCATCTGCGTTCTGACTTGGAACAGGTCATTTATGCTGAGCCTTGACAGACCCCCCCAGTTTACTTCTAATTCTGAACGATGCCCTCTCGCCTCCCCTGGCTCAGGATGAGTGGGGCGCAGAGGAACAGAAGCTCCTACCTGCCCCCAGCACCATACAAATGGAAGACCACCTCTCCAAACATTGACAGACTTTATTGTGGGGGGTTCCCACCTGGGATCCCACCCTCTTAAATAAAAAAGTGCATAGAAAAGAAGGGATTTAGAAACTTTTGTACAATATCTACATCCTGGGCCCCCAGGGAAAGAAGGGGGCGATTGCTGGGTGGGCTggaggggtggaggcagggccCTTGCCACCTGCATGCCCACATCCACCCTGAACATGAGGGTGGGGTGAGATGCTCTGGGAGGGACGAGGGGCAAGATGGCAGCGGGGGGCGTGGCAGGCAGCCACAGCTTCAGTTAAGGAACCGACGGCAGCGCTTGGCGCCACAGTTGCAGGGCAGCTTGTTGCTGGCATCCTCAATGGGGAACTTGTAGTCATAGGTGAGCTCCTCGCCACGCAGGATGCGGCGCAGGGCGAAGATGACGATGTGCTTCTGGCCCTCCACGTGGATGACTCGAGAGAAGCAATTGGGCTCACACGAGTGGTTGATGAAGCGGGCGGCATTGCCATGCATGGTGGCATCCACCACATCAAAGTCATCCATGCGGAACATGTAGCACCCAATGCCCTACAGGGATAGGGTGGGGCGGTCAGGGGCTCCGTTCCCGTGGACCACACTGTTTCACCCGTCTCATTCCCATGGCCTGGCAGAGCCTACCTTCCCATCATAGAACTTCTCCCGCTTGTCAGTCAGCACGGAGCGAATGACAATACCAGAGTACTCAATGACCATCTCGCCAGCATCGATGTTGCGTTTACAGAACAGGCCCCGCCCGTGGATGGCAGATCTGCAGGGTTGCATGGACAAGGGCGAGGTCAGGGGGCAGGGGGACAGAACCAAGGTAGTCCCACACTAGGGCACCGGTCCATCCACCCAAGGGGcatcctccccccaaccccactgaCCTGTAGACACCCACAGCCTCTTTGGATGTCTTCTTGAGGTGGCGAAAGCGCATGGCCATGGGCAGCTCCAGACTGGTGGCGCGTCTGGTGGGGGACGGCAGCGTCACACAGGTTGGTACCCAGGAATGACCTCTCTTGCCCCGATCACCCTCTTTTGGACCTTTCCATCCCCAGCACCCTGGCCTGCCCTCCGTACCTGGTTGACCTGAGCTGCACCTCATCCTCTTCCTCGTCACAGGTGGCTCCCTCAGGGAGCACCCGGTGCTGGGAGGCCAGGAAGTTGAACATGTCAAAGGTGCACTTcctgcaggtgggagggaggaaaggaaggaggttcATAGCCATTCTTTCAAGAAGATGCTGCCCGTATATTCTTTGGCCTGGGCCTGCTGCTGGTAGGGTAGGAGCAATACTGCTACTACTGAAGACACAGCAAACGGGGAACAGATGAGGTTCATTCTTCTGATGTGAACTCTAGGAATAACTTCTGGAGTGACCTAGTATCTTCTCCTCAGACCTCAGTTTCTAATCTGTAAGACTTAATTCCCACCCTTGAGAACTCCTACAGGGCTACCCCGACTCAGGCATCACACCCCAGACCTCTCACCGGAGATAGACCTCAGCGCGGGCCGCCCCATGGGGATTCAGGGGTGGCTCCTCCTGGCCCTCTCCCTGCTGGTGGTAGCGGAATTTATAGTGCTGGCAGCGCTGAGCTCCGGGCAGTTGCTCTGCCAGGAAGATGACAGCATCGTGGTGGATGCCCAGGAGCCTTGCCCCACTCATTCCTGGGGGAGAGTCAAAAGTGAGGACACATAAGTCATGTTGGAGGCCCATCCTGCCAACAGGGAGTCATCCCGGCCCCCAGCATCCCTGTGAAACCCCTCAGTTACCACTAAAGGAGAGATGTCTGAGCCGGGCATGCCCTCGGGCCTCTTGCACCTTCTCAATCAGAATTCTCCATGcccctggggagagggcagggccaGAGCTGTCAGAATGGTGTTCTACGGGACACCTTCCCTCCCTGTCAATGCTACTCCCAAACTCACCCTCCAAGCTCTCGGCCTCCACGCTGAACCCATCCTCACTGCTGATCTCGAAACGCAGGTGTGGGCCAGCCCGTTTAGGGGCCTGGTTCTCTTTGTCCTCTGGGGATGGAGGCTCTTCCTCAGAGCTTGAAGCCTCACCTGGTCCCAAGGAGCAGATCAGAGTTGGTGACGATCACCCCTCCTGGACTCAAAAGCCCCTGGTTcccctctgcccttccttcctccccgtGTATAAGCACAGTTGCTGGGTCTGAGGGTCTTCCTCCTGCAATATTTGCCCAGTGAACCCTATAGAATGGACACTATTTTTTCTAAAGGGCCTACAGTCTCTTTACTGCAGGACATGCTTATGGCTCACTCAAACTCAGTCTACCGTAAATGCCAATCTATTCCTCATTTCTCTGCATCtcacacaaaatttaaaatactggaGAACTACTACATTTTGCACATGTATTTTTCTTATGTGTACCACATTGCTGTAAAGATTaccaatatattattataaaggcCCATACTCACACAATCAAGTATATGTACACTATGATGGATTTCTCAGGGGCTAAAAATGTTAAAGCTAGAACAGATAGGACTAGCTGACACAGGTGAGGTGGATGTGAGAGAAAAGGGGGGGTCAAGGACAATTCTTGAGGTGTGGAGCCTGAACAACTGGAAGGATAAAATGGTCACTGAGTGAGATGGTGAAGGTGAGGGAGAAACGAGTTTGGGGTCAAGGTCAAGAACTCAGTTTGGAACATGTTGAGCCTGAGATTCCTCTTAGAAAACCTCCCCTTTCAACTTGCTTGTGGAGATGGCGAACAGGCAGCAGGATATAAGAGCCTGGCTAGTGATTTGGGGGCTATCAGAATTAGAGATGGGGTTTAGAGTCAGGAAGTTAGACAAGAGCACTCGGGCGGGAGTGAGTGGAGATTAGAGAAGTCAAGGCCAGAGCCCTGGGACACACCAAAGCTGACAGGCTGGGGCAGTGAGGAGGCACAGCCAGAGgtgaggagagggctggggtgcTGGAAGGCAGGAAAGGAAGTGCTTCAAGGAGGGAGGGATCAGCACACCAAATGCTGCTACTGGCTCAAGCAGGATGTGGACTGAGGCCTGACCATTGTACCTGGGttgagtggggtggggggcatacGTTTGAGTGGAGCATACTTTAGGAGGGGCAggagtcacatggccacactttCTCCCCACAGAACTGCTCTGGGCCAACCTGCCTATATGCCCTTCCAGCCCTAAGCAAGACTCTAAACCTAACTCTCGCTGTGTGTCCGCAATGCCCTAGGGTCCACCTCTGACTTCTGCCACCTTTCCCCACCCTCACTTCCATTCTGTTCCCTGAGCACAACCACAGAGGCCTCGCCTGGGCACActctcactttcttctttctcatggtgCTCATCCTCAGCTAGAATCAATGCGCTTGTTAATTATGCATCTGTTTCCTCTAGCAAAATGTGGTCTGGTCCCTATGGGCAGGGACCTGTCTGTCATGGTCACTGCCATATCCTCATGCCATCTCCGACCCCTGTAAGTAGCCTTTCAGTAAAACAGTCTCAGTCTACTTCATTCCACTTCCATAGACAGCAGCTTAGCTCTACATAATGAGAAAATCCACACATCAGGACAGGACTTGGGGCCACAGGGAATTCCAAGCCTCAGTCTGCTCAATTATCAGCTTACTTGGCTGTAGCCTACTCCCTCTCCCACTGCCCTCCATGACCAACAGAGCACTGCCCTTCCAGCTTCACTGAGTCCATCAGCCAGAACTGCTCCACGTGCCCCCATCCTGCATACTGATGTCTCGTATCTCTGCAAGTACAGGCATAACTCGGAGATACTGCGGGTTCAATTCCAGACCACGGCAACAGAGCGAATATTGCAACGAAGTGAGTCGCACAAATCTtttagtttcccagtgcatatacaAGTTacatttatactatactgtagtctagtaagtgtgcaacagcattatgtctaaaaaaacaatgtacataccttaattaaaaaatactttattgctaaaaaaatgctaaacatcgtgagccttcagggagttgtaatctttttgcgaGAGTAAcagcaaagatcactgatcacagatcaccgtaacaaataatgaaacagttTGAAGTATTAAGAAAATTACCAAcgtgtgacacagagacacaaagtgagcaaatactgCTGGAAACATGAcgctgatagacttgctccatGCAGGGTTTCcaaaaaccttcaatttgtaaaaaacgtgACAAAGCAAAGGGCAATAAAACGAGGTACGCCTGTACACCTTCCTCATGTCCTTCCCTCCATCTCAGGGGTCTCTTATGCAAACCTGACCACTAtgtctcctcccacctcc
Coding sequences:
- the IGFLR1 gene encoding LOW QUALITY PROTEIN: IGF-like family receptor 1 (The sequence of the model RefSeq protein was modified relative to this genomic sequence to represent the inferred CDS: inserted 1 base in 1 codon; deleted 1 base in 1 codon; substituted 1 base at 1 genomic stop codon), with translation MGPLCLLLTAVLLLAQAAPRKASQHCSRLEYWNLEDLCVCGSCLQRFGPPPARLPSLESQPLSRLLDELEVLEELIVLLDPEPGPGWGRACGSTRHLAAKYGLPAAWSTSAYSVQPSRWPRWALMEAVVAREPSASPGQVGAHXAQRGRADALQVLSKLGXAGACPA